A region of Pyxidicoccus parkwaysis DNA encodes the following proteins:
- a CDS encoding FG-GAP repeat domain-containing protein, protein MNKYNSLGMAGAIALLCLLQPAPSFAESRCSLPEPPPTCDTPTDPEPGTTDPARGPRWIHQSKPFFVIGLFDYPQYATSGAPANPNQERSSNALTDFARSGVNTVKTDLPTLTAADLDRMERFGVHAIGEAWNWKPLDVPGHELHWVRETSQHVVGSALDLKIQEVKGKEAFLAYDSHDEMGWNKEGPGQIARFPDGTIDWTTTAYQRARIPSIAQAVSFRDFVNTRDPAHHVFYNEVAALGSSGRPDFTRSQFRAWQPAANAWSQDNYPIYFLGAGDVTPPYPTVDLNSVGNTVDAMKSIYDDDDQAPHTPTGPILMVLQGQGYNECCYTWGGDSRRGRRPVFEEQRFMAFTSVIHGARGVTWWGTEDIELDSTAWHDILRVASQLRYLEPALNSTDELTVTGLPTALEAIHRRVGQRNYLIVANHTDQNVIGVIHPPAWRTALGVRVLFEGPRTVSYAPLLNGWADTFAPWDVHVYTDAPLTHQKDDFDGDGVSDPSWYWTSPALPELGHFTVQASSMPRPMRFPAGENDDVPLTGDYDGDGITDFALHKARSSTINWGGWFSVWLSSAQQWRWFTLGQPGDLPVAADYDGDGTTDFAVYHRYSSPVYDSRAAGLVYGEFQWQSSLYGDLRTFPVGEPDDTPVVGDFDGDGKDDFALYKRRTASINWGGWFTVWRSASQAWQWVNMGQEGDLPVIGDYDGDGASDFALYTPRWPANDGGGYYTLRYSSNGLSHVVSIGEPDDVPVSGDYDGDGRTDVAVYKRRSSTIDWGGWYTIRYSASGTEGWPSRTGVRPGEMPAGLAWQQ, encoded by the coding sequence GTGAATAAATACAACTCATTGGGAATGGCGGGAGCCATTGCCCTGCTCTGCCTTCTCCAGCCCGCCCCCTCCTTCGCGGAGTCGCGCTGCTCCCTGCCGGAGCCGCCTCCGACGTGTGATACGCCGACCGACCCGGAGCCCGGCACGACAGACCCGGCGCGGGGCCCCCGGTGGATTCACCAGAGCAAGCCCTTCTTCGTCATCGGGCTGTTCGACTATCCGCAATACGCCACGTCTGGAGCCCCCGCCAATCCGAACCAGGAGCGCTCGAGCAATGCTTTGACGGACTTCGCGCGCTCGGGCGTCAACACCGTGAAGACGGACCTCCCCACGCTCACGGCCGCGGACCTGGACCGCATGGAGCGCTTCGGCGTGCACGCCATCGGCGAGGCGTGGAACTGGAAGCCCCTCGACGTACCGGGCCACGAGCTGCACTGGGTGAGGGAGACCTCCCAGCATGTGGTGGGCAGCGCGCTCGACCTGAAGATTCAGGAGGTGAAGGGGAAGGAAGCCTTCCTCGCGTACGACTCCCACGATGAGATGGGGTGGAACAAGGAGGGGCCGGGACAGATTGCCCGCTTCCCGGACGGCACCATCGACTGGACGACGACGGCCTATCAGCGCGCTCGCATCCCCAGCATCGCGCAGGCCGTGAGCTTCCGCGACTTCGTCAATACGCGAGACCCGGCCCACCACGTCTTCTACAACGAGGTCGCGGCCCTCGGGTCCAGCGGACGGCCCGACTTCACCCGCTCACAGTTCCGCGCGTGGCAGCCCGCGGCCAATGCCTGGTCCCAGGACAACTACCCCATCTACTTCCTGGGCGCGGGTGACGTGACGCCTCCCTACCCCACCGTCGACCTCAACAGCGTGGGCAACACCGTCGACGCGATGAAGTCCATCTACGACGACGACGACCAGGCGCCCCACACGCCCACGGGCCCCATCCTCATGGTGCTCCAGGGCCAGGGCTACAACGAGTGCTGCTACACCTGGGGCGGAGATAGCCGGCGCGGCCGCCGTCCCGTGTTCGAGGAGCAGCGCTTCATGGCCTTCACCTCGGTCATCCATGGCGCCCGGGGCGTCACCTGGTGGGGGACGGAGGACATCGAGCTGGACTCGACGGCGTGGCACGACATCCTGCGCGTGGCCAGTCAGCTGCGCTACCTCGAGCCGGCGCTCAACTCGACGGATGAGCTCACCGTCACCGGCCTGCCCACGGCACTCGAAGCCATCCACCGGCGGGTCGGCCAGCGCAACTACCTCATCGTCGCCAACCACACCGACCAGAACGTCATCGGCGTCATCCACCCGCCCGCCTGGCGCACGGCGCTCGGGGTGCGTGTCCTCTTCGAGGGGCCCAGGACCGTCTCCTACGCCCCCCTGCTGAATGGGTGGGCGGACACCTTCGCGCCGTGGGACGTCCACGTCTACACGGATGCACCGCTGACCCATCAGAAGGATGACTTCGATGGTGACGGCGTCTCGGACCCTTCCTGGTACTGGACGTCGCCCGCGCTGCCGGAGTTGGGCCACTTCACGGTCCAGGCCAGCTCCATGCCGAGGCCGATGCGCTTCCCCGCCGGGGAAAACGACGACGTTCCCCTGACGGGGGACTACGATGGTGACGGCATCACCGACTTCGCGCTGCACAAGGCGCGCTCCAGCACCATCAACTGGGGCGGCTGGTTCTCCGTCTGGTTGAGCAGCGCGCAGCAGTGGCGCTGGTTCACGCTCGGGCAGCCGGGAGACCTCCCCGTCGCGGCGGACTACGACGGTGACGGCACCACCGACTTCGCCGTGTATCACCGGTACTCGAGCCCGGTTTACGACAGCCGCGCGGCGGGGCTCGTCTACGGCGAGTTCCAGTGGCAGTCGAGCCTCTACGGCGACCTGCGCACGTTCCCCGTCGGCGAGCCCGACGACACGCCGGTGGTGGGCGACTTCGACGGTGACGGCAAGGACGACTTCGCGCTCTACAAGCGCCGAACCGCCTCCATCAACTGGGGCGGGTGGTTCACCGTCTGGCGCAGCGCGAGCCAGGCCTGGCAGTGGGTGAACATGGGCCAGGAAGGCGACCTGCCCGTCATCGGTGACTACGACGGAGACGGCGCCAGCGACTTCGCGCTCTACACTCCGCGCTGGCCGGCGAATGACGGCGGCGGCTACTACACCCTTCGCTACAGCTCGAACGGGCTCTCCCATGTCGTGAGCATCGGCGAGCCTGACGACGTCCCCGTCTCGGGTGACTACGACGGCGATGGACGGACGGATGTCGCCGTCTACAAGCGCCGGTCCAGCACCATCGACTGGGGTGGCTGGTACACGATTCGCTACTCCGCGTCCGGCACGGAGGGCTGGCCCAGCCGTACGGGCGTTCGGCCGGGTGAGATGCCGGCCGGGCTCGCGTGGCAGCAGTAA
- a CDS encoding glycoside hydrolase family 15 protein — protein sequence MQPVPRLYRRAVPLVLTLLCAVAPGARAEVAVQRTFLRLPSSNGHGAVMLDLEQKKVTHFREHLFATEEPVIDVTGADVFSGGQPQVVHTRDLLFDAFFGLRSGGTQRWLNTQDANLEASGYAPWAPGKTAGTGVAMLVQKVGTLEVTTYVFAPQRLSHASFVMALRVRNTGTAAVTGVSVFSLHNFHLGFGRPGVMSETDENGETVELSGDVFSEKGFAGVLVAKPLGAVAKKAAWLGTATGSANGYNVVNGGGLQDLQDYTAQPAAGTGWATGYQFNLGDIAAGAEKWAGVVFAHHANPESGATARQWLSDWAGTSDAKALVEAELARWGGIQTDLVKVPAGVSEDEESLVRQSAVVLAMAQVRESDAFLREWLTKDGEARRTRFKGVDGKPVTLPATVKHAAKGAVLASLPPGQWTYAWIRDGAYAAAAMATLGLRSDARDALAYYLQADSGRFRDWRELQSYNMPPYIITLTRYHGFGVEETDFNDSGPNLEFDGFGLFLWSLRHYERTTGELTLVDEHWDTVSTKVADALLALIDPETGLVRPDSSIWETHWNGRQRSWAYTSITAARGLCDAAVLAERKGDADRALRYRNAGMSIRRALAEKLTDANFALASNLEELKTGRGYWDAAVFDAFAFGLFDPKGKIATATLRGMDLRLSSPAGAGWQRNDDRYDHAGGADVSPWGSEYDSAEWVIVSLRGEMAKRLAGDTARADRVLAWVKDQSLKNYLAVAETYDENTGKYKFNAPMVGFGAGAYVLALAQRADGKEDPACGAYFDESTLTKEPDAGTPDAGTEVPDAGTKPPDAGTPVQSDGDVGGGGCNATGPGAMALWLVVALAGAVLALRRRGA from the coding sequence ATGCAACCCGTTCCCCGTCTGTACCGCCGCGCGGTGCCCCTCGTCCTCACCCTCCTCTGTGCCGTGGCGCCGGGTGCTCGCGCCGAGGTCGCCGTCCAGCGCACCTTCCTGCGCCTGCCTTCGTCCAACGGCCACGGCGCGGTCATGCTGGACCTGGAGCAGAAGAAGGTGACGCACTTCCGCGAGCACCTCTTCGCCACGGAGGAGCCCGTCATCGACGTGACGGGCGCGGACGTGTTCTCGGGCGGCCAGCCGCAGGTGGTGCACACGCGCGATTTGCTCTTCGACGCGTTCTTCGGCCTGCGCTCGGGCGGCACGCAGCGGTGGCTGAACACGCAGGACGCCAACCTGGAGGCCAGCGGCTATGCGCCGTGGGCGCCGGGGAAGACGGCGGGCACGGGCGTGGCCATGCTGGTGCAGAAGGTGGGCACGCTGGAGGTGACGACGTACGTCTTCGCGCCCCAGCGCCTGTCGCATGCGTCCTTCGTCATGGCGCTGCGTGTGCGCAACACGGGCACGGCGGCGGTGACGGGTGTGAGTGTCTTCTCGCTCCACAACTTCCACCTGGGCTTCGGCCGGCCGGGCGTCATGTCGGAGACGGATGAGAACGGCGAGACGGTGGAGCTCTCCGGTGACGTCTTCTCGGAGAAGGGCTTCGCGGGCGTGCTGGTGGCGAAGCCGCTGGGCGCGGTGGCGAAGAAGGCGGCGTGGCTGGGGACCGCCACGGGCTCGGCGAATGGCTACAACGTGGTGAACGGCGGTGGCCTGCAGGACCTGCAGGACTACACGGCGCAGCCGGCCGCGGGCACGGGCTGGGCCACGGGGTACCAGTTCAACCTGGGCGACATCGCGGCGGGCGCGGAGAAGTGGGCGGGCGTGGTCTTCGCGCACCACGCCAACCCGGAGTCCGGGGCCACGGCGCGGCAGTGGCTTTCGGACTGGGCGGGCACTTCGGACGCGAAGGCGCTGGTGGAGGCGGAGCTGGCGCGCTGGGGCGGCATCCAGACTGACCTCGTGAAGGTGCCCGCGGGTGTGTCGGAGGACGAGGAGTCGCTGGTGCGCCAGTCGGCCGTGGTGCTGGCCATGGCGCAGGTCCGCGAGAGCGATGCCTTCCTGCGCGAGTGGCTGACGAAGGACGGCGAGGCGCGCCGCACGCGCTTCAAGGGCGTCGACGGCAAGCCGGTAACGCTGCCGGCCACGGTGAAGCACGCGGCGAAGGGCGCGGTGCTGGCCAGCCTTCCGCCGGGGCAGTGGACCTACGCGTGGATTCGGGACGGTGCGTACGCGGCGGCGGCCATGGCCACGCTGGGCCTGAGGAGCGACGCGCGCGACGCATTGGCGTACTACCTCCAGGCGGACAGTGGCCGGTTCCGCGACTGGCGCGAGCTGCAGTCGTACAACATGCCGCCGTACATCATCACCCTGACGCGCTACCACGGCTTCGGCGTGGAGGAGACGGACTTCAACGACTCCGGCCCCAACCTGGAGTTCGACGGCTTTGGCCTCTTCCTCTGGTCGCTGCGGCACTACGAGCGCACCACGGGAGAGCTGACGCTGGTGGACGAGCACTGGGACACGGTGTCGACGAAGGTGGCGGACGCGCTGCTGGCGCTCATCGACCCGGAGACGGGGCTCGTCCGTCCGGACTCGTCCATCTGGGAGACGCACTGGAACGGGCGGCAGCGCTCGTGGGCGTACACCAGCATCACCGCGGCGCGCGGCCTGTGTGACGCGGCGGTGCTCGCCGAGCGCAAGGGCGACGCGGACCGCGCGCTGCGCTACCGCAACGCGGGCATGAGCATCCGCCGCGCGCTGGCGGAGAAGCTGACGGACGCCAACTTCGCGTTGGCCTCGAACCTGGAGGAACTGAAGACGGGCCGGGGCTACTGGGACGCGGCGGTGTTCGACGCGTTCGCCTTCGGCCTCTTCGACCCGAAGGGGAAGATTGCGACGGCCACGCTGCGCGGCATGGACCTGCGGCTGTCGTCTCCGGCGGGCGCGGGCTGGCAGCGCAATGATGACCGGTATGACCACGCGGGCGGCGCGGACGTCAGCCCGTGGGGCAGCGAGTACGACAGCGCGGAGTGGGTCATCGTCAGCCTGCGCGGCGAGATGGCCAAGCGGCTCGCGGGAGACACCGCGCGGGCGGACCGCGTGCTGGCGTGGGTGAAGGACCAGTCGCTGAAGAACTACCTCGCGGTGGCGGAGACGTACGACGAGAACACCGGCAAGTACAAGTTCAACGCCCCCATGGTGGGCTTCGGCGCGGGTGCGTACGTGCTGGCCCTGGCGCAGCGCGCGGACGGCAAGGAGGACCCGGCGTGCGGCGCGTACTTCGACGAGAGCACGCTGACGAAGGAGCCGGACGCGGGCACGCCGGATGCGGGCACCGAGGTTCCGGACGCGGGCACGAAGCCGCCGGACGCGGGCACGCCGGTGCAGAGCGACGGTGACGTGGGCGGTGGCGGCTGCAACGCGACGGGCCCGGGTGCCATGGCGCTGTGGCTGGTGGTCGCGCTCGCGGGCGCCGTGCTCGCGCTGCGCCGCCGTGGCGCCTGA
- a CDS encoding sensor histidine kinase yields MKQKRGPPQHDLQVLGLAWLAGLPGSVASLALVWTGDFSPKVQWTLTTLVVGMFLGVGLLVRERVMRPLHAVANLLAGLREGDYSVRGRGARAGDALGEVLLEVNALGDTLREQRLGALEAGALLEQVMEEIDVGVLAFDGEGTLKLVNRAGERLLGQSRSQLVGKGAGALGLTDLLEGPAPRRLTRSFAEEGGPYELRRGTFRQGGLPHQLVVLADLRLALREQEREAWRRLVRVLSHEINNSLAPIGSIAEALRDTLVQEPRPSDWEDDAKGGLGIIARRSEALGRFMSAYARLARLPPPMLADVEVDGWVRRVAALENRRPVGVRAGPALVLRGDGDQLEQLLINLVRNAVDAVQSAPEGGNVWVSWAVLSPGAVEVWVEDEGPGLADTGNLFVPFFTTKPQGSGIGLALSRQIAEAHGGGLRLENRPEGRGCRARLKLPLDTPGMAASQG; encoded by the coding sequence GTGAAGCAGAAGCGCGGGCCGCCGCAGCACGATTTGCAGGTGCTCGGCCTGGCCTGGCTCGCGGGCCTGCCGGGCTCGGTGGCGTCGCTCGCGCTGGTGTGGACGGGGGACTTCTCGCCCAAGGTGCAGTGGACGCTGACCACGCTGGTGGTGGGCATGTTCCTGGGCGTGGGCCTGCTGGTGCGCGAGCGGGTGATGCGGCCGCTGCACGCGGTGGCCAACCTGCTGGCCGGGCTGCGCGAGGGGGACTACTCCGTGCGCGGCCGTGGCGCGCGAGCGGGTGACGCGCTGGGCGAGGTGCTGCTGGAGGTCAACGCGCTGGGCGACACGCTGCGCGAGCAGCGGCTGGGAGCGCTGGAGGCGGGCGCGCTCCTGGAGCAGGTGATGGAGGAAATCGACGTCGGCGTGCTGGCCTTCGACGGCGAGGGCACGCTGAAGCTCGTGAACCGCGCGGGTGAGCGGCTGTTGGGACAGTCCCGCTCGCAGCTGGTGGGGAAGGGCGCGGGAGCGTTGGGGCTGACCGACTTGCTGGAGGGCCCGGCGCCGAGGCGACTGACGCGCTCCTTCGCGGAGGAGGGCGGCCCGTACGAATTGCGGCGTGGCACGTTCCGTCAGGGCGGCCTGCCGCACCAATTGGTGGTGCTGGCGGACCTGCGGCTGGCCTTGCGCGAGCAGGAGCGCGAGGCGTGGCGCCGGCTGGTGCGGGTGCTGAGCCACGAAATCAACAACTCGCTGGCGCCGATTGGTTCCATTGCGGAGGCGCTGCGGGACACGCTGGTGCAGGAGCCGCGTCCGTCGGACTGGGAGGACGACGCGAAGGGTGGGCTGGGCATCATCGCGCGGCGCTCGGAGGCGCTGGGGCGCTTCATGTCGGCGTACGCGCGGCTGGCGCGGCTGCCGCCTCCGATGCTGGCGGACGTGGAGGTGGACGGCTGGGTGCGGCGGGTGGCGGCGCTGGAGAATCGCCGGCCGGTGGGCGTGCGCGCGGGGCCGGCGTTGGTGTTGCGTGGGGACGGGGACCAGTTGGAGCAGCTCCTCATCAACCTCGTGCGCAACGCGGTGGACGCGGTGCAGTCCGCGCCGGAGGGCGGCAACGTCTGGGTGTCCTGGGCGGTGCTGTCACCGGGAGCGGTGGAGGTCTGGGTGGAGGACGAGGGCCCTGGGCTCGCGGACACGGGCAACCTGTTCGTGCCGTTCTTCACCACGAAGCCGCAGGGCAGCGGCATCGGACTCGCGCTGAGCCGGCAGATTGCGGAGGCGCACGGCGGAGGCCTTCGCCTGGAGAATCGTCCCGAGGGACGCGGGTGCCGCGCGCGGCTGAAGCTGCCGCTGGACACACCGGGGATGGCGGCGAGCCAGGGCTGA
- a CDS encoding GMC family oxidoreductase — protein sequence MADAKHYDVVIVGAGIAGGIIALELGKQGKHVLILEAGGPIPDSREKYMETFFLSAAKTPESPYPPTALAPAEEASPRATILGLSNWKNAQKSYLVQPEPDPAHGPRGLPFASTYERIGGGTTWHWLGTSLRLVPDDLVMHSHYKAPGFGPATDWPIEYSELESLYGKAEYEIGVSASVAEQAPLEQAIGLTYPPGYQYPMQAIPESLVDQAVSEGVNGKSFGGLPVFVTPTPAGRNSQPRDNRPVCAGNTNCIPICPIQAKYDATVTLNRALNTGNVDILYRSVVTRLVPDAQGRISSVEYLTYDRQTKPTHVTKQSVSATLYVLAAHAIENPKILLNSKTAAFPNGLANHSDQVGRNLMDHVIYLSWALMPENKAVFPYRGPLSTSGIESLRNGPFRSLRAAFRIEIGNEGWNFPIGDPYVTVNDFINGTNVSRLNPITPPGTKQGSPSQKLGGPALVQALNDRLTRQFRMAFLLEQSPQQENRVTLDPVLTDGLGIARPKIAYGFDPYTLDGFMAAKQASSDIYKWMGATEFTDYSQSQDQPGYFEYEGTPFVFFGAGHVVGTHRMGTDPAHSVVDANQRAHDHDNLWIVGSGSFPTVATPNPTLTLAALAYKSADSIAKALSR from the coding sequence CCCTGGAGCTCGGCAAGCAGGGCAAGCACGTGCTCATCCTGGAGGCGGGCGGGCCCATCCCCGACAGCCGGGAGAAGTACATGGAGACGTTCTTCCTCTCCGCCGCCAAGACGCCCGAGTCGCCCTACCCGCCCACCGCGCTGGCGCCGGCCGAGGAGGCCTCGCCCCGGGCCACCATCCTGGGCCTCTCCAACTGGAAGAACGCGCAGAAGAGCTACCTCGTCCAGCCGGAACCGGACCCGGCGCACGGCCCGCGAGGACTGCCGTTCGCCAGCACCTACGAGCGCATCGGAGGCGGGACGACGTGGCACTGGCTGGGCACGTCCCTGCGGCTGGTGCCCGATGACCTGGTCATGCACTCGCACTACAAGGCGCCGGGCTTCGGGCCCGCCACGGACTGGCCCATCGAGTACTCGGAGCTGGAGTCGCTCTACGGCAAGGCGGAGTACGAGATTGGCGTGTCCGCCAGCGTCGCGGAGCAGGCGCCGCTGGAGCAGGCCATCGGGCTCACGTACCCGCCCGGCTACCAGTACCCCATGCAGGCCATTCCCGAGAGCCTGGTGGACCAGGCCGTCTCCGAGGGCGTGAATGGCAAGAGCTTCGGTGGCCTGCCCGTCTTCGTCACACCGACGCCCGCGGGCCGCAACTCGCAGCCGAGGGACAACCGGCCCGTGTGCGCGGGCAACACGAACTGCATCCCCATCTGCCCCATCCAGGCGAAGTACGACGCCACCGTCACGCTCAACCGGGCGCTCAACACCGGCAACGTGGACATCCTGTACCGGTCCGTCGTGACGCGGCTGGTGCCCGATGCGCAGGGGCGCATCTCCAGCGTCGAGTACCTCACCTACGACCGGCAGACGAAGCCCACCCACGTCACGAAGCAGAGCGTGAGCGCCACGCTCTACGTCCTGGCCGCGCACGCCATCGAGAACCCGAAGATTCTCCTCAACTCGAAGACGGCGGCGTTCCCGAACGGGCTGGCCAACCACAGCGACCAGGTGGGCCGCAACCTGATGGACCACGTCATCTACCTGTCGTGGGCGCTGATGCCGGAGAACAAGGCCGTGTTCCCCTACCGGGGCCCGCTGTCCACGTCCGGCATCGAGAGCCTGCGCAACGGCCCGTTCCGCAGCCTGCGCGCGGCGTTCCGCATCGAGATTGGCAACGAGGGATGGAACTTCCCCATCGGCGACCCGTACGTCACGGTGAACGACTTCATCAACGGCACCAACGTCTCCAGGCTGAACCCCATCACCCCGCCCGGCACGAAGCAGGGCTCGCCCAGCCAGAAGCTGGGAGGGCCCGCGCTGGTCCAGGCGCTCAATGACCGGCTCACCCGCCAGTTCCGCATGGCGTTCCTCCTCGAGCAGAGCCCCCAGCAGGAGAACCGCGTGACGCTGGACCCCGTCCTCACGGACGGCCTGGGGATTGCCCGCCCGAAGATTGCCTACGGCTTCGACCCGTACACCCTGGATGGCTTCATGGCGGCGAAGCAGGCGAGCTCGGACATCTACAAATGGATGGGCGCCACCGAGTTCACCGACTACAGCCAGTCCCAGGACCAGCCCGGGTACTTCGAGTACGAGGGCACGCCGTTCGTCTTCTTCGGGGCCGGCCACGTCGTGGGCACGCACCGGATGGGCACGGACCCGGCGCACTCCGTGGTGGATGCCAACCAGCGCGCCCATGACCACGACAACCTGTGGATTGTGGGCAGCGGGAGCTTCCCCACCGTGGCCACGCCGAACCCGACGCTGACGCTCGCGGCGCTCGCCTACAAGAGCGCGGACAGCATCGCGAAGGCGCTGTCGCGGTAG
- a CDS encoding ArsR/SmtB family transcription factor: MVQRQEERLDAVFHALADPTRRGMLRSLAGGERSIGELAAPFRMSFAGASKHVKVLESAGLVHRTVEGRTHRCRLAAEPLAGALDWLRFYERFWTDSLDALERELRKPVTPRRPGGSRE, encoded by the coding sequence ATGGTTCAACGTCAGGAAGAGCGGCTGGACGCCGTGTTCCATGCGCTGGCGGACCCGACGCGGCGGGGCATGCTGCGCAGCCTCGCGGGTGGGGAGCGCAGCATCGGCGAGCTGGCCGCGCCGTTCCGCATGTCCTTCGCGGGAGCGTCCAAGCACGTGAAGGTGCTGGAGAGCGCGGGGCTCGTGCACCGCACGGTGGAGGGACGCACGCACCGCTGCCGGCTCGCGGCCGAGCCCCTGGCCGGTGCGCTCGACTGGCTGCGCTTCTACGAGCGCTTCTGGACGGACAGCCTGGATGCGCTGGAGCGCGAGCTGCGCAAGCCCGTGACGCCGCGCAGGCCGGGAGGCTCGCGTGAGTGA
- a CDS encoding SRPBCC family protein has translation MSEHGVIVTDMIRFERVLPGPVERVWEYLTVPELRGRWLASGPMELHVGGHVELRFLHASLSSHFEPTPERFKQFENGCSLHGKVTRCEPPRLLSYTWGEDGEVTFELTPRGEDVRLVLTHRRLEPRHLVGVASGWHTHLGILGDRMRGVEPAGFWSTHARMEAEYSARLSGG, from the coding sequence GTGAGTGAGCACGGTGTCATCGTCACGGACATGATTCGCTTCGAGCGCGTGCTGCCCGGCCCGGTGGAGCGCGTCTGGGAATACCTCACCGTGCCGGAGCTGCGGGGACGGTGGCTGGCCTCGGGGCCGATGGAGCTGCACGTGGGCGGACACGTAGAGCTGAGATTTCTCCACGCGTCACTGTCGTCGCATTTCGAGCCCACGCCCGAGCGCTTCAAGCAGTTCGAGAACGGGTGCAGCCTGCATGGCAAGGTCACCCGCTGCGAGCCGCCGCGCCTGCTGAGCTACACGTGGGGCGAGGATGGAGAGGTGACGTTCGAGCTGACACCTCGGGGCGAAGACGTGCGGCTCGTGCTGACGCACCGGCGGCTGGAGCCCCGGCACCTCGTGGGCGTGGCCAGCGGGTGGCACACGCACCTGGGCATCCTCGGGGACCGCATGCGTGGGGTGGAGCCCGCGGGCTTCTGGTCCACGCATGCGCGGATGGAGGCGGAGTACTCGGCGCGGCTGTCCGGCGGCTGA